CGTTACCCGTTACGGGTTCCTCGTTGCGCGAATCCGATCCTCGGAGATCCTGTTCCGTGCGCTTCTTGTTAATCGACGGCCATTACTACGTGTACCGCTCTTACCACGCGATCCAATCTCTGAACAACTCGCGCGGCGAGCCTACCAACGCCATTTACGGGTTCGTCAAATCGGTTCGCAAGATGCTGAAGGATCTGCGGCCGGACTACATCGCCGTTTTCTGGGATGAAGGTCTGCCGGAACGGCGCGTGAACCTGCAGCCTGCTTACAAACAGCAGCGCCAGGAAATGCCGTCGCCGATGGTGCCGCAACTCGCCTTCATTCGTCGTTTTTGTTCCGCGATGGGCCTGGAGTCAGTCGCAAAGCCGAATACCGAAGCGGACGACCTGATGGCCTGCTACGTGGCCATCGCACTCCGGGAACAGATCGAATGCGTCCTCGCAACCAGCGACAAGGATCTTTTTCAGTTGGTCGGGCCGATGGTCCGGATTTACTCGACGAACAAGGCCGATCTGAAGAACCCGGCGGATTCCTTTGTCTTGTTGGGCACCGAGGAGGTCACGCAAAAATGGGGCGTACCGCCGGCGAGTATCCCGGAGGTGCTGGCCCTTACGGGTGACTCGGTCGACAACATCCCGGGAGTGGAGAAGGTCGGGCCGAAAACGGCGGCTAACCTCGTCCGGGAGTTCGGGACGGTTGAAAATCTCCTGGCGAACCTCGAAAAGGTCTCCAACCCGACCTTAAGGGCGAAGCTGGCGGCAAACCGAACGCAGATCGCCCACAATCGCGAGATGGTACGCCTGGAGCTTGACCATGACTTGACGGTACCCGTGAAATCGATGACCCTGCGCCCGGCTTATCCCGAGTACATCGCGGGTCTCGAGCAGTGCGAGTTCCGCTCCTTGCTTAACGAAGTCAGGGAAGAGGCGGCCAGAGCAGGCGAACACCCGCCGCAGGGCCTCCAGGGCGAATTGTTCTAGCTCACTGCCACAAGCGGAACGATGCCAAAAATCACTGATCCCCAACTGAGGCAAATTTTTCATTTGCGGCACTCGCGGCATTTCATTTCCGGCATTTTTCCGCTTGCGGCATTCGCCGCATTTCTGCCGTCACGATCTCCTGTGCCGGACGTAACCGGCCCGGCGCCCATCCCGTTCGCTGCAGGTGGTGATACCGGCGATCCGAGCGGAGGATCCGCCCAGCAGGAAGGCCAGCGCGCAAAGGTCATCAATGTCGCCGCCGATGTCCGTATCGAGGTGGACTAACGGGTTCTGGCATGCGCTAAGCCTCACGGCTGCCCGCCTCAGAAGCGTGGGGACATGTTCGAACCGCCGCACCTCATGATCCGTAAGCAGGTCGAGAACTGAAGCCTTGCGGCCTAAAAATACCCCTTCACGCGTTCCAGGCAAAACTCAAATGGGCCCCCCAAGGGACACCGCCGCGACGCCGTTCGCCAACCCCGTTTTGCCGGGGTGAACAAAGCCGGATCGGCGAACGGCCTCCGCACCGGCCTGCCGGTCTTGACTACATAATTATAATAATAATTAGTAATTTCTACGATCAATGCTAAGATCGCGACGGTAAGTATCGCGGTGAGGCGGACGCCGGAGGCGAATCCAGCCCGGATTCCAGGCGTCCAAAGACTGTGCTACGAACCGTTGCGAATGGATTTGCTCACAAACCTCTTCTCGAGCGCAACCTTTATGCCTCACGGGTTCTGTTACACTTGGGACCCGTACCTCATCTGGTTGAATGCCGGTTCCGATATTCTGATCGCGCTAGCCTATTACACCATCCCGATCACGCTGGTCTATTTCGTGCGGCGCCGGAAGGACCTGGCTTTTGACTGGATCTTTGTCTGTTTCGCCATTTTCATCGTCGCCTGCGGAACTACTCACGTGCTCGAGGTGGTGAGCATCTGGCATCCCATGTATTGGCTGGCGGGAGCCATCAAGGCCGCGACGGCAGCCGTTTCGCTCCTGACCGCCGTTGCGTTGATTGCGTTGATTCCGCGCGCGTTGGCGCTCCCGAGCCCGAAAGACTTGAGGGCTGCC
This genomic window from Verrucomicrobiota bacterium contains:
- a CDS encoding flap endonuclease → MRFLLIDGHYYVYRSYHAIQSLNNSRGEPTNAIYGFVKSVRKMLKDLRPDYIAVFWDEGLPERRVNLQPAYKQQRQEMPSPMVPQLAFIRRFCSAMGLESVAKPNTEADDLMACYVAIALREQIECVLATSDKDLFQLVGPMVRIYSTNKADLKNPADSFVLLGTEEVTQKWGVPPASIPEVLALTGDSVDNIPGVEKVGPKTAANLVREFGTVENLLANLEKVSNPTLRAKLAANRTQIAHNREMVRLELDHDLTVPVKSMTLRPAYPEYIAGLEQCEFRSLLNEVREEAARAGEHPPQGLQGELF